A genome region from Ignavibacteria bacterium includes the following:
- a CDS encoding peptidoglycan bridge formation glycyltransferase FemA/FemB family protein gives MELLLDKNIDRTKWIAFYCKCQYSTPFNSPEYYDFINSLSGYSARAFAVIENMEIKALAVVVLHKETGIKAFFSRRGIIYGGPLLENICSPFIDYLLDYICKNLSKKVIYIEVRNFNDYSKLKDKYTKLGWDYLSYVNVKLNTADKNIEEIVQHMKYNRRREIRLSLEQGASYSECKNSEELFFLYQILNDLYKKRVKLPLPPFEFFNQMYLQKIAKVFVVEHNNIIIGGSICLYTEMKGIYTFYYCGKRNYHKKIFPTHLAVLAAIEFAVNNKIPEVDFMGAGLKDEVYGVRDYKLEFGGSLVEHGRFLKVTKPVLYKTARIGLSLLKRVK, from the coding sequence ATGGAACTACTGTTAGATAAAAATATTGATAGAACAAAATGGATAGCGTTTTATTGCAAATGTCAATATTCAACTCCATTCAATTCCCCTGAATATTATGATTTCATAAATTCATTATCTGGATATTCGGCTAGAGCATTTGCAGTGATTGAAAATATGGAAATAAAAGCTTTGGCAGTTGTTGTGTTGCATAAAGAAACAGGAATTAAAGCCTTTTTTTCCCGAAGAGGAATAATTTACGGGGGGCCATTATTAGAGAATATATGCTCGCCTTTTATTGATTACTTACTGGATTATATTTGTAAGAATCTAAGTAAAAAAGTGATTTATATTGAGGTACGAAACTTCAATGACTATTCCAAACTTAAAGATAAATATACTAAATTAGGGTGGGATTATTTATCATATGTTAATGTAAAGCTTAATACTGCAGATAAAAACATTGAAGAAATAGTTCAGCATATGAAATATAATAGAAGAAGAGAGATTCGACTTTCTTTAGAACAGGGGGCAAGCTATAGTGAATGCAAGAATAGCGAAGAACTATTTTTTTTATATCAAATTCTAAATGATCTTTATAAAAAAAGAGTGAAATTGCCGTTGCCTCCCTTTGAATTTTTTAATCAAATGTATCTTCAAAAAATTGCAAAGGTATTTGTAGTAGAACATAATAACATAATTATTGGTGGGTCTATATGCCTATATACCGAAATGAAAGGGATTTATACGTTTTATTATTGCGGCAAAAGAAATTATCACAAAAAAATATTCCCTACTCATTTGGCAGTATTAGCTGCTATTGAATTTGCCGTCAACAATAAAATACCTGAAGTTGACTTCATGGGGGCAGGATTGAAAGATGAAGTTTACGGTGTCAGAGATTATAAATTGGAATTCGGTGGCAGTTTGGTTGAGCATGGACGCTTTCTGAAGGTCACAAAACCAGTTTTATACAAAACTGCAAGAATTGGATTATCTTTACTAAAAAGAGTAAAATGA
- a CDS encoding DUF354 domain-containing protein, whose amino-acid sequence MRILIDIGHPAHVHLFKYFAHEMIRKGHSVHFTVRDKEFEIALLKNEGFSFTNLGQHYKSKIGKIWGLIKYTWLIIIVSIKYNPDIYLSHGSIYTAFASIFLRKINIALEDTGNWEQVRLYKPFTKAILTGKSFSKSYGSKQIYYDGYHELAYLHPKYFKADSSVKISMGLKEKDRYFILRFVSWEASHDMRQAGLSIIEKRNIVNYLKQFGHVFISAESTLDAEFEPYRLSLPPEKIHSVLYYADLFIGEGATMASECAILGAPAVYINSMEAGSIKEQEDYGLLFHFKNGKGVLEKIKDLLKDEKLKERISKARVKLLSEKIDVTSFLIWFMEEYPNSFNLLKREPSYQDKFK is encoded by the coding sequence ATGAGAATATTAATTGATATTGGTCACCCAGCTCATGTGCATTTGTTCAAATATTTTGCGCATGAAATGATTCGTAAGGGGCATTCTGTGCACTTTACAGTTAGAGATAAAGAATTTGAAATAGCTTTATTGAAGAATGAAGGATTCAGTTTTACTAATCTAGGTCAACACTATAAATCAAAGATTGGTAAGATATGGGGATTAATAAAATATACATGGTTAATAATTATAGTAAGTATAAAATATAATCCAGATATTTATCTAAGTCATGGGTCCATTTATACAGCTTTTGCATCTATATTTCTTAGAAAAATAAATATTGCGCTGGAAGATACTGGCAATTGGGAACAAGTCCGCTTATATAAGCCTTTTACAAAAGCAATACTTACAGGAAAGAGTTTTTCTAAAAGTTATGGAAGTAAACAGATTTATTATGATGGGTATCATGAGTTGGCGTATTTGCATCCAAAATATTTTAAAGCGGATTCATCAGTGAAAATATCTATGGGATTAAAGGAGAAGGATAGATATTTTATATTAAGATTTGTTTCTTGGGAAGCCAGTCATGATATGAGACAGGCCGGATTAAGTATTATAGAAAAACGAAATATTGTGAACTATCTTAAGCAATTTGGGCACGTATTTATATCAGCCGAAAGTACATTAGATGCGGAGTTCGAACCGTATAGACTAAGTCTTCCTCCAGAAAAGATTCACAGTGTACTTTATTATGCTGACTTATTTATTGGCGAGGGGGCGACTATGGCTTCAGAATGTGCTATCTTAGGGGCACCAGCTGTCTATATAAACAGCATGGAAGCTGGTTCGATTAAAGAACAAGAAGATTATGGATTATTATTCCATTTTAAAAACGGGAAGGGAGTTTTAGAAAAGATAAAGGATTTGCTTAAAGATGAGAAATTAAAAGAAAGGATCTCCAAAGCTAGAGTGAAGTTATTAAGTGAAAAAATAGATGTTACTTCCTTTTTGATTTGGTTTATGGAAGAATATCCTAATAGTTTTAACTTACTTAAACGTGAACCTAGTTATCAAGATAAATTTAAATGA
- a CDS encoding polysaccharide deacetylase family protein: protein MPKSNINLPGLLIVILFLLLYSNIFPKNIREIDSAGVMITWDDASVDQWYLIRDTLKYYNAKCTFYASFLSGWKEISYKKLKELQDLGNEIGCHSFSHLDANKFQINYGIDKYLETEIYPANDSLRKHGLRIISFSYPYGHFNSITDWALLRIFGSLRYTYFNVPTPLFSVGSPTFYALSLDNGDGALNIPLDQIYLMMEKAKLNGKIFALYGHVPIPYTNNPPAYSTTLDRLIAVIKKAKELGLKFYTASELIDPKINLCRPRNKQYLPPGNVKLVWDSAPSLSSYQVKISTSSTFEKSNIIFDSVISDTSLDYPIQENGKYFWSVSGSNSNGTIYESDSLSFTVDTQTINKYYNDSDTFVMQSFPNPCRNQMILSMLSADDENVKVEIYDILGRLEYETKWAIYPKGSSEIIVKMSELPTGIYFCKVNLKTLDNKKNKSKTIKIIKQK from the coding sequence ATGCCAAAAAGCAATATCAATTTACCTGGTTTGTTAATTGTTATATTATTTTTATTACTATACTCAAATATTTTCCCCAAAAATATTCGCGAAATAGATAGTGCTGGTGTAATGATAACATGGGATGATGCCTCTGTTGATCAATGGTATTTAATAAGAGATACACTAAAGTATTATAATGCCAAATGTACCTTTTATGCCAGTTTTTTATCTGGCTGGAAAGAAATATCCTATAAAAAGTTGAAAGAATTACAAGATCTTGGAAATGAAATTGGTTGCCATTCATTTTCTCATTTGGATGCAAATAAATTCCAAATAAATTATGGCATTGACAAATATCTGGAAACAGAAATATACCCTGCTAATGATTCATTAAGAAAGCATGGCTTAAGAATAATTTCCTTTTCATACCCTTATGGTCATTTTAATTCTATAACTGACTGGGCTCTATTAAGAATATTCGGTTCTCTAAGATATACCTATTTTAATGTTCCTACTCCACTATTTAGTGTTGGTAGCCCTACATTTTATGCCCTCAGTTTAGACAATGGGGATGGAGCTTTAAACATTCCGCTTGATCAAATTTATTTGATGATGGAGAAAGCAAAATTAAATGGGAAAATATTTGCGCTTTATGGACATGTTCCTATACCATATACGAATAATCCTCCTGCATATTCAACAACGCTAGATCGGCTTATAGCTGTCATAAAAAAAGCAAAAGAACTTGGGCTTAAATTTTATACCGCTTCTGAATTGATAGATCCTAAAATCAATCTCTGCCGGCCAAGGAATAAGCAATATTTACCTCCAGGGAATGTTAAATTAGTTTGGGATAGTGCTCCTTCTTTAAGCAGTTACCAAGTAAAAATATCTACTAGCTCAACATTTGAAAAGAGTAATATAATATTTGATTCTGTGATTTCAGATACTTCATTGGATTATCCAATCCAAGAAAATGGTAAATATTTTTGGAGTGTTTCGGGATCGAATAGCAATGGTACTATTTACGAATCTGATTCTTTATCCTTTACAGTTGATACGCAAACTATAAATAAATATTACAATGATTCAGATACTTTTGTTATGCAAAGTTTCCCGAATCCTTGTAGAAATCAAATGATCTTATCTATGCTTTCAGCTGATGATGAAAATGTAAAAGTTGAAATATATGATATCCTAGGAAGATTGGAATATGAAACTAAATGGGCAATTTACCCCAAAGGATCTTCAGAGATAATAGTAAAAATGTCAGAACTTCCCACTGGTATATATTTTTGTAAAGTTAATCTGAAAACATTGGATAATAAAAAAAATAAATCTAAGACGATAAAAATAATAAAACAAAAATGA
- a CDS encoding sugar transferase: MQRTSTIPPYASHTDSVQVVNNHIYDILGKEAIEFISKYVNIESRTTKILETSTRFNVDSLEDNSIRDFINIKKINQLRYLNKFLESVNNKLPFYGHFVGCVETAEQRKRSILAKYTKVLVYPYYTLDFIVKRVLPKVGVTKKVYFILTKGHNRVISLPETLGRLVSCGFEIIDHKEANNLTYFVAQKIAIPSYNMEPSYGPFFRMRRIGKDGKEIYVFKLRTMHPYSEYLQAYVYKMNNLQEGGKFKDDFRITTWGKLFRKLWLDELPMIVNWIIRDLKLVGVRPLSPHYLSLYRPALRVKRMKYKPGLIPPFYADMPKTLEEIMDSEEKYLDAYEKNPILTDIKYFYKAWVNIFLKRARSA; this comes from the coding sequence ATGCAGAGAACCTCTACTATTCCACCGTATGCCTCGCATACCGATTCTGTTCAAGTTGTTAATAACCATATATATGACATCTTAGGAAAGGAAGCTATTGAATTCATATCAAAATATGTCAATATTGAATCCAGAACTACTAAAATCCTTGAAACTTCAACAAGATTTAACGTTGATAGTCTTGAAGATAATTCAATACGTGACTTTATAAATATCAAGAAGATAAATCAGTTAAGATATCTGAATAAATTCTTAGAGTCAGTAAATAATAAACTACCATTTTATGGGCACTTTGTCGGTTGTGTGGAAACAGCTGAACAAAGAAAAAGAAGTATACTTGCAAAGTATACGAAAGTTTTGGTTTATCCTTATTATACTTTGGATTTTATCGTCAAACGTGTTCTTCCCAAAGTGGGAGTTACAAAAAAAGTTTATTTTATACTTACCAAAGGACATAACAGAGTAATATCGTTACCTGAGACACTTGGGCGATTGGTCTCATGCGGATTTGAAATTATAGATCATAAAGAGGCGAACAATCTCACATATTTTGTTGCACAAAAGATTGCAATTCCAAGCTATAATATGGAACCTTCCTATGGACCGTTTTTTAGAATGAGAAGAATTGGGAAGGACGGTAAAGAAATTTATGTGTTTAAGTTAAGGACCATGCATCCCTATTCCGAATATCTTCAGGCTTATGTTTATAAAATGAACAATCTTCAGGAAGGCGGAAAGTTCAAAGATGATTTTAGAATTACTACATGGGGGAAGCTGTTTAGAAAACTCTGGCTCGATGAATTACCGATGATTGTTAATTGGATAATAAGAGATTTGAAGCTGGTTGGCGTCAGACCACTTAGCCCGCACTATCTGAGTCTATACCGCCCTGCTTTAAGGGTAAAGAGAATGAAATATAAACCAGGTCTAATTCCTCCATTCTATGCAGATATGCCTAAAACTTTGGAGGAGATTATGGATTCAGAGGAAAAATATCTGGATGCATATGAAAAGAATCCTATATTAACCGACATTAAATATTTTTATAAAGCATGGGTGAATATCTTTTTAAAGCGCGCAAGAAGTGCTTAG